The proteins below come from a single Ochotona princeps isolate mOchPri1 chromosome 13, mOchPri1.hap1, whole genome shotgun sequence genomic window:
- the NKX6-2 gene encoding homeobox protein Nkx-6.2, protein MDANRPGAFVLSSAPLAALHNMAEMKTSLFPYALQGPAGFKAPALGGLGAQLPLGTPHGISDILGRPVGAAGGGLLGGLPRLNGLASSASVYFGPAAAVARGYPKPLAELPGRPPIFWPGVVQGSPWRDPRLAGPAPDKDGKKKHSRPTFSGQQIFALEKTFEQTKYLAGPERARLAYSLGMTESQVKVWFQNRRTKWRKRHAAEMASAKKQRDSDAEKLQAGGSDAEDDDEYNRPLDPDSDADKITRLLRKHKASNLALVSPCPGDAV, encoded by the exons atGGACGCTAACCGCCCGGGCGCGTTCGTGCTGAGCAGCGCTCCCCTGGCCGCGCTGCACAACATGGCCGAGATGAAGACGTCGTTGTTTCCGTACGCGCTGCAGGGGCCCGCCGGCTTCAAAGCACCCGCGCTGGGCGGCCTGGGCGCACAGCTGCCGCTCGGCACCCCGCACGGCATCAGCGACATCCTGGGCCGCCCCGTGGGCGCGGCGGGCGGCGGCCTCCTGGGTGGCCTGCCCCGCCTCAACGGGCTGGCTTCGTCGGCCAGCGTCTACTTCGGTCCCGCGGCCGCCGTGGCGCGCGGCTACCCGAAGCCGCTGGCCGAGCTGCCCGGGCGCCCGCCCATCTTCTGGCCCGGCGTGGTGCAGGGTTCGCCCTGGAGGGACCCGCGGCTGGCCGGCCCCG CCCCGGACAAGGACGGGAAGAAGAAGCATTCGCGGCCGACCTTCTCGGGGCAGCAGATCTTCGCGCTGGAGAAGACTTTCGAGCAGACCAAATACCTGGCGGGCCCCGAGCGCGCGCGCCTCGCCTACTCCCTGGGCATGACCGAGAGCCAGGTGAAG GTGTGGTTCCAGAACCGCCGGACCAAGTGGCGCAAGCGGCACGCGGCGGAGATGGCCTCGGCCAAGAAGCAGCGGGACTCGGACGCCGAGAAGCTGCAAGCGGGCGGCTCGGACGCGGAGGACGACGACGAGTACAACCGGCCGCTGGACCCCGACTCGGACGCCGACAAGATCACGCGACTGCTCAGGAAGCACAAGGCCTCGAACTTGGCGTTGGTCAGCCCGTGCCCGGGGGACGCTGTGTGA